In Labrus bergylta chromosome 5, fLabBer1.1, whole genome shotgun sequence, the genomic window TTTGGCCACTAGGAGggagcaaaacaaaatgaaaacctaAGGCTGGTTACTGAACCCAGCGATATCAggcgccatattggaaatgctttctcaacctaactttcaatcCATCTAGAAACACGTAAGGAGGTGAAGTTGAGGTGAGCTACAATGGATcctcctgtcagtcaactcagctaCGCCCAAATCTATGGTAATTCATGCATAACTAATATTCCTctttaaaatttaaataaaaatcatccCATCTACAGTATGTACAAAGAATTGAGCGATTTAAACAAAATTTGATTCTTCTACCAGgctgtttatttttgctgtaaaaaataGCATTTTATGATGGGAATGAACAGAGATTCATTTCATTGGCTTTTGCAGTCAAGTGGACATTCAAGAAACTACAGCTGTACTGTATGCATTTCTGCATccgcttcatttttcatcacagGATGTTTGCTGCTTGCTTAAACACAAAGCTGACATATTATCTCCTTATAAAAGTAGCTCACTTGATTACCGGGGTGAATTTCTGGGTGAAGTCCATTACCAGAAGGCATGACTACTGCAAAGCATTGGTATATTTAACTGTTAAGTAGGATGTCTCGTCCCCCTTTAACTCTGTTTACATAAAatccttgtgtttttcttttggctaTTTGGATGCTAAGAGTTAGTAAGTTGATACCTGTCTCTGTTGAGGAGAAATTGAAGGtgattctgttgttgttttttaaaatatatatttttttagatagaAATCACAAAGCTACTTGGTTAGCATAAAAGTTCAACCGAAACAGTGAAACTGGGactagaaaacaaacaaacaaaaactcctCAAGGACATATCTTGCCCTTAGCAGCCAAATGTTAGCTAGTTGCTTACTGTGTCTGTCTGGTGATTGGTATTACATAGCAACTGTGGGCTGATTTTAAGCTAAAACTGCAGGACAGGTTGGTTGGTCAGTGAGAGTGAACAGAACAGAAAGCTGAAAAAATGCTGTAATGTAACCTTTAGGAAAGTCCAGCCACACATTTCCACATCACAAAAGGTATAACAAATATTGAATTGTTCAGTTTTAGATGTCACTTTTGCTGAGCTTACCTCATACTTGTTGGGTGCGACAAAATTGAGGGTCTCATCTGGATCATAGAGGACAGAAAAAGCTAATTCCAGCACCTCCTGAGAGAAACAAACGGAACAAATAACACAGTGATCAGACACTAAGTGGcagcaaaaaatgaaaatgaaagccATATGACTAGAATgggaataataaaaaacaaaaaactatattaccttgttttgtttcaaagcacttttttctttcatatgaGGGCAATCCTTCCCGGTCACCACAGACTTGATATCAGAAACGGGGACTAGGAGAAGTTTAAACACAAAACTTGATAATTACCGCTAGATAAATCACATTCAGCCTAGGTACAGATAAGCCTGAAGAATGTATAATCATGTGTGCTGActgaaattgaaatgaaaagttggCAGATGAAGCCACTTGGACAAATAAAGGTTTTTGAGTTTCTTACTCTTGTCACTAAGTAGCTCAAAAGGCACTTCACCCTGAGGTGACTCATCAAGATCCCCATAGTGCAACACTTTGTGATTCAGCGAGAGTCTGCAAAACCAAAACTTCTCTGCAAAAGAGGAGGCAGGGAACACAGTGCTTAGCTGATAATCAACATCACCAGCGCTCCCTTCAGAATTGGAAAATTACAGAGTGATTTTATTGATACTGCATGTACCTTGTCTTCGGCGGTTCCCCAGTTTACGGAAACAGCTCCCCTCACACAGCCGGTTCAGTCGCTGCTGTTTGATGAGCTCCAAGATCTCCGGCTGAATTCTCTCCCGCAGCTcactgcagcacaaacacagcatgAAGCAACAAGCACTCTTGCATACAAATGTGAACAAAGCCAGAATATCTATCATAGGGACAAAGCAAGGTTTAGGGAAATGAATTAAGAAGCGACCAAAGTAAGGACTataaccaggaaaaaaaaaataccacagGACAACAGACATAGTGTAGTATGACTGACATGATGGGTGGGGACTGGAAGTCGTCCTGGCTCATTCTCTCAGACTGCCGCAGACGCAAAATCTCAGAATAGTTGAGGCCTCGCAGTTTGTTCTTCAGCTGGTCTAAAGATGGCGGTTTCATGGCCAGAGCCCTGGTGATCTGCTCACGCACCACCTGCATCACctggtcacattttaaaaacacacatgtacatagAAAGAGTGAGGAAAAGGGAACAAAACCATGCCAGATGTGCTTAACACATCACCGAGGTGTATGGTATTCTCATTATTTGGCAGAGGTATCACTGTCAGCTGTAATATTGTCAGTCATCTTTCACTGTctacaatatttaaataaatgtctaCATGAGAAGATGTTTCAAAGAGAGCATCTCAATGAAGGAACACTGAAATGAATCCGACAGCATTAAGAATATAAGCATcatgtattatttattaatcCAGCTTTCTTTTCAGCGGAAGATTATGacagtcaaacaaacatttttttacgtGTTTAAATGTGACGAGTGACATAACTCACAATTTAAACAAGCATACCtcttctgggggggggggggattgggtAGTGACTGTTGACAGTCTGCTGAAAGAATCTTTCATTTAATTGGAAAGCTAAATGTTTACACTTTCAATGAAACTACCTCAAAGACCCTTATAAATATCTGACAAAGTAATGACCATGTAAAGTAGAAAAACTGAACTGCTCTTTGGGATAAATTAAGTTGTCTGAGTCTGATTAATGCTTGAGGTTTCTACCTTTTTTATTGAAGATTTTCTTCTGTCGCAAGCTACTTGTTAGTTGTAGATGAAGTTTCTGTAAATATTGATATAAAGAGTACAGTCTACCTGCTCTATATTTTAGTGTCGGTGAATAACATATGTTGGGATTTGgagctaaataaaaacatggttaAATAATGGATTTAAGAGAGTTGATGTAATGCCAGCTAGCAGCTGCAGCCATGCTGGTAGCTCGGTAAAGTATTTTCTAAGCACAGTAATATTTGAGCGTAATGAAAAGTATTAGCATTatcacaatgttttattttaatcaggtacagttttaatattttattattttagtgtaaaacTGTTAAGATAATGAACTGTAATCACAAACTGTATCATTGGCTTTGCAGATATCATTGTCGCCCTGGATACAGTCAAAAGTCGGATGATCAACAAAGGCAGTAGgactttctgtctctgtttaagGACCATCAATGTTTGAATTGTAGCCGcccaaatgcattttttttcgcTTCAACAAGCCAGTGAGGGAGAAATTGTAATTGTGCATCATTTCCATATTAATTTAACTGATAACTTTTTTAACCTGAATTTATCATTTCACTGAAGTAGACAGCTTTTTTTTGCCTGATCACGGAGCCTTTTGATACTCTAAATCCTAATCCAGACAAAATCCCCTCTCTCTTCAGTTCCCATGTAAGATTTGAAGTAGCTTTAAGAAAGCACACTTTTGATATCTGACTGTTTGGCTTTTACTGCTCTGAACCCCGGAAGATTCATCTTCAACATATCAAGTTCAATTACGTCAAGACTTAGCCAATATTGTAAAAATATCTACTTGTGAGGTCTGTGTGAAAACCAACGTGTTTATATGAAAATTAGTGTGTCAAAAAGAAACTGTACAAGAGTGCTTTTATATCAGACCTTATTGAAATCCTCAGCTGTGGCTCTCATCTCCTTCCAGGTTTTATTAAGCAGCTGGATGCAGACACAGAAGAACTCCTCCCATGCTCGGTCATGAGTGAAGAACATGGGGTGGTAGTCATTGCAGCCTTCATTAGCTGCATGGAGGAAAAgattttcaatttattcaaatgaaaacaaaatagcAAGAGAGGTCTTTTAAACTATTTTAGGCTGGCGTACCAGTGTGATACCGCTATTACTGATTGCATTATTCCATTCTAGATCAATCTTTGAATTGTGGGTAAATTACAGAGCAACAGCAGAGCACCTTCAATTGAAGGTGTACTTACGCAACTCTCCGACCTGCAGTATCTCGCACAGCATTCGAGTGAGTTCGATGGCACACCGCCCAAACGGACATTCGTGCTTGTCCTCGCGGCTGCTGTTCTCCAAAACAATCTGTAAGAGACGAGAAGACATGATAGGATTTGCCGCCACCTCTGTGAGATGAGCTAAGTCACGTCTGAGGCCAGAACTAACCCTGATGTACGTGTCCTGGTGAACCTTAGCGAGGTACAGCATGTTGTCCAAAGCCAGCATGCCCGGAGGAGTTTGGGTGAAGTCCATTGCCGGGTTCACATGGTtctggaaaaagagaaaataaagcagtgtTTCTATTTTAATCTGCTTACACAGACAGTTTAACTAATATCACAGAGGACTGTGAGATGGAGAGTGAAGACTCACAGTGAACCCTAGCATCTTATAGTCCTTGGTGTACATggcctttcttttttctgtaccAGTGGGGTCATTTTCTCCATCGAAGGCGATCCTACGCAGCTCAAAAATGATGTCCCTTTGAGTCTGGAGcacagcaaacaaacatgttatcAGTATACTGGGGGCGTAGTTAACTGTAAAGCAGCAGCCAATAATAATAGTGCACACTTATGGTATGCATGACACTAATGCACAGGTCATGCAGTTTATTACCTGCTTTGTAAAAGACTTTTACATTTCAAAGCATGCATTGAATTCCACTTTATAGGAGAGAGTTTGAAAAGATTACATGTCATTATGGAAATACTCAACGGCATAAACAGCACATTTATTATCTAGACTTTTACCTGATCATTAGGATCCATTTTGGTCATCATTCGTTCTTCCAAAAGGTTAAATGTCAATACTTGCAGCACATAAAGCTGATGGGCCATTTCTGCTTTGATCGGTCGATTTCCTCTGATAACGTGCTGGAAAAGAAGAGAATAAGGGAAGAAAACAGCCTCTATTTAGACTACAAGTCATGCAAATATTACTGCAGTACAAAAGaaataccccccccccaaaaaagagaaaacattttggtAAATCCTCCAAAGCCTCAAGACACAAAGCTGACTAAGCCAATCATCTTTATCGACTGATGCAGCTAAATACATAACATTTGTTGCATctaacaacacaacaagaaacaaaataatgtgAGCGCAGGTAAACAGCTGTCATTAACTATGTCCAGACTCAGGGCTGACCGCTCTAGATCATCTTCAGGTTGTCTCCTTGCTTCTTGAGCAGGAGTGCAGAGTCTAGCTCAGTGACATTTGCGACCAGTCCAGTGAGGAATTCAGTGCCAAAAGGAATcattttcagagcagatttttgtTCCACTTCATGGACTTCCTGCCACATCACATTTGCTGGTTCTGCGTCACTTCTCTACAAGGGAGCAAATCTGTGCACTCTCTGAACCGCCGGTCTCAGTAAGGAAACTTCCAACAAGTCGACAACAAAGTAGTTTTATGTCGACAACGTCGACATAAAACGGTCACAAAGGTCACAACTTCAAACCTAAAGGTCacaacttaaaggtcacattttatagTCTGTTTTAACAAGTTTTTATAAGTGTTTTTGTAGAGTTGATTGCCTAAAATCCACTCTTAACTTGTATTTTAGCATGCCTATAaccccctctatttcagccctgctcagaacaggctgtttcggtgtctgcagctttaaatgcaaatgagctgtgttcaaCAACGCCCCTCTAGAAGGGCTttgtggctcgggctttcttgcaaCATGCCCTtttttacggtgagaaggcagactcagagggcagaacaaacacatagctgtgggagtgtcagcCACGTTGGGGAGGGGTTACCGCCCTTTATGATGTCACatagggaacatctccaaatagactgtttgagcacacattttctgaaaagtggagcaggcaaaagacagtgaggatggacttttctcatagtTGGGAGGTTTGCAAGACAAAGGGACACATAAGTGTGGGAAAAAACTTGGTtgagtgtattttgcataatatgcgCAGACACATCTGTGTATATTCAAAAAGTTTGAGTGTTTTAAACTAATTTCAAACTACAAACGTTGGGGACTACTCCATTTCTCCTTTCACACATTGACATTTCAGACATCTTTAATCCTACAATAGCAAGTACAGCAGTGTGTTGACTCTGATGTGCAGCAGAGATTTCCAGATATATTGTCTTTTTGCAATTCAGAATCTCTACTCACATTGAGGATGATGGATCGCAGATGTTTCTGAGCCAAAGTGCTTGCCATTTCCTGAGAGGAGATAAAGAGTTACATCAGTTTAATGAGCAGGTAAgacaaaggaaaaaacaacaatggaaAAGAAGTGCACTGAAGTACCTCTATATAAACAGCCTACAGTCAATGGGACTTTCTGACAATtagtttttaaatattacaaCCCTTTGAAGCCACATTTATTctattttcttaacattttctgaaaaaacaCATATCATGGTCTAACTTCTGCTTGTCTGCTGCAGCAATGAGTCTCAATTGGCATGGAAGCAGCTTTCTATGACACAGAAAGAGCAGGAGAGCGAGGTAGGAGAAGGGTTGTGGGGTGAAGAGGACAGTATGGGATGCTGAGGGGGACGTGTACTCACAGTGAGGTGCTGCTCCAGCGGGTTAGTGTACTCCTCCTACAGGTacaagggagggaggagggacgTGGGTGCAACAGTGATGGGAACAAAGAGCGCACACACAAGACAATGAGATACAGAAATACATCACCAGCACAGCATGCAAAAGAATAAGAACatgaaacaacacaatgtgaaatTAAAACGACAAGTAACCATGACACATGTTACAAGCAGAATAATATACCACAAAAACTGAATGATCAGTGTACTGAAGTTTTTACACAGGAAATTCTACAGAGAAAACGCTGATCTTTAACCCACCATTATCCATCAAAAGATTCTTTTGTCCAGATTTTTTTGAATTTTCAAGGCAAAATATTATGTTGAATAATGCAAAAATGAATTGCCTGTTTAACTATTTTTTGTAACAAGTCACCTCATTAAAAACtctacatttatatatatatattctaaaACAATTAAAGTATGAAAAAATAGCCTGAAATCTAAACTTTTAAAGGCTACACTGTAATGTACATAATTCACTATGAACATGTGTTTTGTACTAATATCAACTCAACAGTATTATTCAGTATGTACTGAATGTCTATCTACAGTATTGTATTTAACTCAAAACGACCGACTCTGTTCGCCCTCCAGTGGTCAGCAGCTGGAGGTAAACACATGTTCACAAACAGTTGTCTGAATtctctaaacaaacagaagcaaATGTTACAACCTGtaaaaatgaaggaaaacactccattcatttttttatgagcACTTTCAACTTGGTGAAGTTTCTGATGAAGGAATAtaaatgtttcaatgttttaattttacaaGTATCCATGTAATGGTCAGAATTTGTCCAAACATGAAGGTTAAATTACCACTGATGATAAAAATACTGAAGCAAACATCTTTCAAAGTAAATCattgttctgttctgtttcttgATATAACCCGTTAGATGTCATTTAGTGATATCTAATGAATGAAAGTGATAAACAAAGAACATttgattaaaagtaaaaatcacACATAAGCTGGATTTGCTTCATTCTCTctttaacatatttttattttctcatctcTGTATTTCCATCACACAGATTCCTTTCCATATTTGGTTCCTAAAgtcacattttattatttacattattttgtaataaacagaaacatctgTCATATAGTAGGACAATGGTAAAGACTTAAATTGACAaaggtttgttattttttttttactggaaaaTGATTTccgaaaacaaaacagaacacatataaagacatattttccaaatgttttaaGTTATACTTTCAGTTTTGGCCTGTTCTCTTTGAATTCTAAGTAATTAGTTAGTTCCTGAACTATTTCCAGtagttttttaacttttttaaatatttttttcccctcctatTTACTTCCTTGTTTGATTTTCTAAGAGTAAGTCTGTTTGATACAATCAGGCATTTTTTTatggtaaaagtatgtttcTATATCTTGTAATTAGAGTTCAGCATTTTGCATTGTGATCATAAAAGAGAACACAGACAGGACAAGAATCTGAATGACTGCAGTGTGATTATTCTCTATATAAGCAGATAAAGGTTATCACTGCAGGGTGAGCACAGCACAGAGAGATGACACATCATGACAGTGATGAGTAACAGACCGGACAGACATCCAAAGGAGTACTCCATCCTTTAGTTTTTTCTAATTTGGTCATGCTACAAAgatatttcagaatcagaatgtAGGTCTATCCATTTGGGACATTTCAATCCagcttatttttatatttcagtttatttggatttatttttttatttttcatgccaCATTTGATAAATTCTGTTCTATGCTGCTAAAGATGTCAGGTTTCACTCTCATCATCTCAGCGCCATAGCAAAACATCTGATACACTGTTCGACTGTCTCTCAGTTTAATAGGATTGAGCATCCTTAATTATCGAGACATCCTTCACTACAGGTGCTGTAACTCTTCGAGATATTTTGAAATAagcaaaacaaatgtgaaaacttCAGAGAGCAGTGAGCACTATTTTGAGTGAGTGTGTCAACACACAACGATGACTGTCACATTGAAACCAAGACGTGACAGCTGGCAGACACACGTCTGTTCGTGAGATTCACTTTAGTAATTACCCTACAGCTGCAAACATTCAGGGAGGCAatgtctgcagctctctgacaCCAAGAACCCAATGACTAATGTGAATAAAAGTCAGGCTTTTACGTTTAAAATTTTTTAaagagtgaaatgtttgatggaAAATGAAGAGTATTAAAGTTATGTCTATCTATATGTTCTTTTCTCTATTAGAGCACACTCTGACCTGCCGCCTGTCTTCTGGTGCCTTCAGAAAGAGGGCATTGATGAGGGCAATGGCGTAGGTCTGGATCTCCTGGTTTGACCTACAGAAAAATATCAATCCACATAACATCCAGTTAGAAGCATCACGCACAACTGATCTCCATACAGAATTTAAAAGACTAGTCTAGATCCTAGCCTGTCGAGGATTTTTGGAAGCCAATCAGAAAAGGCAAAAGTTTGAAACTTCCTTTTTAATGATGCAAGTCATTAAATCTTAAAACTTTGAAAGGACATTACCAAAATCTTCATTAccataaaagaaacaaaaaccaaCAAATAACTGATTCCACAAATTCCATAAAGTGTTGCCAGAGTCATCATAACTACCTCAGCTTCTTTTTGTTTAACCCTTACCCAAATGTTATCCTGAAAttaataggaaaaaaaaaacacccagctGCTGTTAAACCTCACCACAGCTCTTCAGAATTTATtcatataaataataaacatgtgACCTATTTTTTAAGATGAGTACCTGGGAACAAAGAGCTATGAGCTgtgttgttgattttgtttCATCTTTTCAAGTTTTAAGACAACTGCCTTGGATTTAGTTTGGTTTCAGAAACATCCTGAATTGCCCCTCTAAATCAaaaacttccaaaaaaaaaaaaaaatccttatgTTACACCACACTGCTACATTCACTTGAATGCCCCCCATTTCAGAGTGCGTTAAGcccctgtgcgtgtgtgtgtgctcacactTGCAGGTGTCCGATGAGCTGTCCCACGGTGATCTCCTGAGCCACGCGGTGATAGAGGCTGTGGCTGTTCAGCACCATGCTCTCCAGGATGGCGAGAGAGCGCTGAAGAATAGAGACGTCCACCATCGGCTGGTTAACATAGCCTGCAATCTGAGTGAGGACAGAGACCTTGAGATGCACTTTAATTATCTTTTGCTGTGTCAACCTAACAAGAGCTGACACTAAAGGGACCACATGATGAAATGTCGAGTTATatctctgaaagaaaaaataaatctaaatgtacaagcaaagatttgaaaatgttctCACTAAGTGACTGTCAAGGTCATGTGAAAGTTTTCAGCAGAAAACTAGACACTGTACACTCAAAGAGCTTCACATAATGGTAGATGTTGCTAAGCAACAACACCCACTCACATCCCTAATGTAGGAGGGCAGCAAgatcaagtaaataaataaaagtgtatgcATAAAATGACAGAAGTGTATGACGAAAATGGCATAAAGATAGACCTTGAAATGAAGAATGGAGGTTTCTCCAAAGGGCTCTCTTTGAATGAATAATTGTTCTGATTAATGGCTGCATTGTAGGAGGAGGTACCTGTTTAATGAAGGAGAGGGAGATCAGGTCCCAGGACACAATGCCATGATCCATCAGCTCCAGGAAGGCAGTGAGAGTAAAGGCCAGCATTTCACCAAAGCTTAGGGATAAAAAGAACACACTTTTTCACATCATCTATAGATATCTTAAAATCAAGAAACCAATAACGAAATTAAGTATAGAACAGCAAAGTCAGATATAACTTTGGCCTCAGTAGCAGGGACTTAAATTAATCTGCACATCAGTCACTGAATGCAGGATGATGCCGTGTAACTGATGATTCTTCACACAGTCATCAATGTGAGAACAAtgatcacagaaaaacaaatgttgtgcTCACTGGGTGCCACTCTCTACAAGACGTGCGAGTGTCCCAATGCCCTCCATGTTGATGAACTCTGTGGCAAAGGTCGGGTCTGCAGACAGCTTAGCAAGCTCTTTGAGAGCCTCCAGGCGAGCATCAATACCATGGGACTGGATCCTCTCCAGGAGTTGACGTGCAGCACGAGCctgtcaaaaaagaaaatctgtctaAATACAACTGTGGGTATATTCTGTTATAAAACACTTATTTACTGTCTTGATATGCTTTCAGAGCGCgttaagacattttttaatgtttgaaaatacAAGCCTGTTATTTATATGTGTGTCAGGAATTGATTGTAAAGCCTATTTAGTTAACATTTGACCTCTTAATTCTACTCTTGTACAAAATGCTTATTTTTGTTGACAGGACGATAAAGGGCTTTCAGGAGAACTTTAAACTgtaacattaaaggtcacatgttatgtAAAGtacactttaccatggttttctaacactaatttGTGACCATAGCTGGTCtacaattatgagaaaagtccatcctctccatctttagcaggctccacttttcagaaaatgtgtgctcaaacagtctgtttgtagattttccctttgtgacataaCAAAGGGcggtaacccctcccccaggtgggtgacactcccacagctagttgtttgttctaccctctgagtctgccttctcacagtaaacaattgggcatggtgcaagaaagtcCAAGCCACACCCCCTTCTGGAGGAGTGTGGCCAGATACAGCtcacttacatttaaagctgcagacacagaaacagcctgttctgagcaggccTGGAccagaggggtttataggcatgataacATACAGGATCGGAGTGGATTTTaggcaagaaacttcacagacattttttggggagctctgagactcaAGTTgttgaaaagaagaataatatgtgacctttaagaaccTTAGTGTTTGTAATCTGGATGCAGAGCATCATAACACAACTGCTTTAAACATGGTTAAAGTTGAACCACTTAGTCAGCCTGTAAACTGTGGAAGATGCTAACTACAGTCAGTTTGATTATTTGACATCACTTTTCTGCTGCAATACACATTGCATTTGGAAgcactttttgtgttttggtggTGGAGGCGTTAGTCGTATTTACAGTGCACTTTGAGGCAGGGTGGGATTAGGAAGAATATATTATCATACATTATTGTTGAGCCAGTTAAAGGCTGGTATCAACCATGGAAAATCACATCATCTAATTGTATACTTTCCAAAGCAGTGGTCATCCACTAAGTTGTATTGACAGTCAGACAATGGAGTCCAGAGAAGCAAAAGTAGAGtctaaaaatatgatttttagGGACTTTTCAACCCACAGCAACCAGTAACAACAATTGTGTAACAGCAGTTGCTCAGAGTACAGTTTACTGTATCTTGTGTTAAAAGCAATTTTAAAAcatgacaataaaaacacaactgaagagGTAAGGAAAAAGGTGACTCACAGGTGATATTGCTAATCGAAGGATGGTCCCGTTCTTAATATCACCTCGGCTCTGTAAGATAATAAAACAGATTGTGTTTCTACAGATTCAACAGCTTTTAATAGATGCTC contains:
- the elmo2 gene encoding engulfment and cell motility protein 2 isoform X2, which gives rise to MAQLQACYQSTAMPPPADIVKVAIEWPGANAQLIEMDQKRPLSSIIREVCDGWSLSGAEQFALRYADGPQLYITEQSRGDIKNGTILRLAISPARAARQLLERIQSHGIDARLEALKELAKLSADPTFATEFINMEGIGTLARLVESGTHFGEMLAFTLTAFLELMDHGIVSWDLISLSFIKQIAGYVNQPMVDVSILQRSLAILESMVLNSHSLYHRVAQEITVGQLIGHLSNQEIQTYAIALINALFLKAPEDRRQEEYTNPLEQHLTEMASTLAQKHLRSIILNHVIRGNRPIKAEMAHQLYVLQVLTFNLLEERMMTKMDPNDQTQRDIIFELRRIAFDGENDPTGTEKRKAMYTKDYKMLGFTNHVNPAMDFTQTPPGMLALDNMLYLAKVHQDTYIRIVLENSSREDKHECPFGRCAIELTRMLCEILQVGELPNEGCNDYHPMFFTHDRAWEEFFCVCIQLLNKTWKEMRATAEDFNKVMQVVREQITRALAMKPPSLDQLKNKLRGLNYSEILRLRQSERMSQDDFQSPPIIELRERIQPEILELIKQQRLNRLCEGSCFRKLGNRRRQEKFWFCRLSLNHKVLHYGDLDESPQGEVPFELLSDKIPVSDIKSVVTGKDCPHMKEKSALKQNKEVLELAFSVLYDPDETLNFVAPNKYEYCIWTDGLCALLGREMGSDLTRSDLDTLISMEMKLRLLDLENITIPEAPPPVPKEPSSYNFTYNYS
- the elmo2 gene encoding engulfment and cell motility protein 2 isoform X4; the protein is MAQLQACYQSTAMPPPADIVKVAIEWPGANAQLIEMDQKRPLSSIIREVCDGWSLSGAEQFALRYADGPQLYITEQSRGDIKNGTILRLAISPARAARQLLERIQSHGIDARLEALKELAKLSADPTFATEFINMEGIGTLARLVESGTHFGEMLAFTLTAFLELMDHGIVSWDLISLSFIKQIAGYVNQPMVDVSILQRSLAILESMVLNSHSLYHRVAQEITVGQLIGHLQVSNQEIQTYAIALINALFLKAPEDRRQEMASTLAQKHLRSIILNHVIRGNRPIKAEMAHQLYVLQVLTFNLLEERMMTKMDPNDQTQRDIIFELRRIAFDGENDPTGTEKRKAMYTKDYKMLGFTNHVNPAMDFTQTPPGMLALDNMLYLAKVHQDTYIRIVLENSSREDKHECPFGRCAIELTRMLCEILQVGELPNEGCNDYHPMFFTHDRAWEEFFCVCIQLLNKTWKEMRATAEDFNKVMQVVREQITRALAMKPPSLDQLKNKLRGLNYSEILRLRQSERMSQDDFQSPPIIELRERIQPEILELIKQQRLNRLCEGSCFRKLGNRRRQEKFWFCRLSLNHKVLHYGDLDESPQGEVPFELLSDKIPVSDIKSVVTGKDCPHMKEKSALKQNKEVLELAFSVLYDPDETLNFVAPNKYEYCIWTDGLCALLGREMGSDLTRSDLDTLISMEMKLRLLDLENITIPEAPPPVPKEPSSYNFTYNYS
- the elmo2 gene encoding engulfment and cell motility protein 2 isoform X1, with translation MAQLQACYQSTAMPPPADIVKVAIEWPGANAQLIEMDQKRPLSSIIREVCDGWSLSGAEQFALRYADGPQLYITEQSRGDIKNGTILRLAISPARAARQLLERIQSHGIDARLEALKELAKLSADPTFATEFINMEGIGTLARLVESGTHFGEMLAFTLTAFLELMDHGIVSWDLISLSFIKQIAGYVNQPMVDVSILQRSLAILESMVLNSHSLYHRVAQEITVGQLIGHLQVSNQEIQTYAIALINALFLKAPEDRRQEEYTNPLEQHLTEMASTLAQKHLRSIILNHVIRGNRPIKAEMAHQLYVLQVLTFNLLEERMMTKMDPNDQTQRDIIFELRRIAFDGENDPTGTEKRKAMYTKDYKMLGFTNHVNPAMDFTQTPPGMLALDNMLYLAKVHQDTYIRIVLENSSREDKHECPFGRCAIELTRMLCEILQVGELPNEGCNDYHPMFFTHDRAWEEFFCVCIQLLNKTWKEMRATAEDFNKVMQVVREQITRALAMKPPSLDQLKNKLRGLNYSEILRLRQSERMSQDDFQSPPIIELRERIQPEILELIKQQRLNRLCEGSCFRKLGNRRRQEKFWFCRLSLNHKVLHYGDLDESPQGEVPFELLSDKIPVSDIKSVVTGKDCPHMKEKSALKQNKEVLELAFSVLYDPDETLNFVAPNKYEYCIWTDGLCALLGREMGSDLTRSDLDTLISMEMKLRLLDLENITIPEAPPPVPKEPSSYNFTYNYS
- the elmo2 gene encoding engulfment and cell motility protein 2 isoform X5, whose translation is MAQLQACYQSTAMPPPADIVKVAIEWPGANAQLIEMDQKRPLSSIIREVCDGWSLSGAEQFALRYADGPQLYITEQSRGDIKNGTILRLAISPARAARQLLERIQSHGIDARLEALKELAKLSADPTFATEFINMEGIGTLARLVESGTHFGEMLAFTLTAFLELMDHGIVSWDLISLSFIKQIAGYVNQPMVDVSILQRSLAILESMVLNSHSLYHRVAQEITVGQLIGHLSNQEIQTYAIALINALFLKAPEDRRQEMASTLAQKHLRSIILNHVIRGNRPIKAEMAHQLYVLQVLTFNLLEERMMTKMDPNDQTQRDIIFELRRIAFDGENDPTGTEKRKAMYTKDYKMLGFTNHVNPAMDFTQTPPGMLALDNMLYLAKVHQDTYIRIVLENSSREDKHECPFGRCAIELTRMLCEILQVGELPNEGCNDYHPMFFTHDRAWEEFFCVCIQLLNKTWKEMRATAEDFNKVMQVVREQITRALAMKPPSLDQLKNKLRGLNYSEILRLRQSERMSQDDFQSPPIIELRERIQPEILELIKQQRLNRLCEGSCFRKLGNRRRQEKFWFCRLSLNHKVLHYGDLDESPQGEVPFELLSDKIPVSDIKSVVTGKDCPHMKEKSALKQNKEVLELAFSVLYDPDETLNFVAPNKYEYCIWTDGLCALLGREMGSDLTRSDLDTLISMEMKLRLLDLENITIPEAPPPVPKEPSSYNFTYNYS